Below is a window of Bordetella genomosp. 9 DNA.
CTGCCGCGCATTGCGGGTCTGGGCGTGGCGCTGTACGGCGTCGTGCTGCTGGCCGCCTGAACCACGCTGATCCACGCTTGATCCAAGGAGCGCGACCATGATTCCCGGCGAATTGCTGGTGGACGACGGCGAGATCGAACTCAATGCCGGCCGCCCCACCATTACCGTCACGGTAGCCAATACCGGCGACCGGCCCATCCAGGTCGGCTCGCACTTCCACTTTCACGAAGTCAACGACGCCCTGCAGTTCGACCGGGCGGCGGCGCGCGGCTTTCGCCTGAACATCACGGCCGGCACCGCCGTCCGCTTCGAACCGGGACAGACGCGCACGGTCGAACTGGTCGCCCTGGCGGGCGAACGCGCGGTCTACGGATTCGCCGGCCGCGTCATGGGCAAGCTGTAAGGACGGGAGCATACGCATGAGCGTAAAAATCGGCCGCCGCGCCTATGCGGAGATGTTCGGCCCCACCACGGGCGATCGCCTGAGGCTGGCGGATACCGAACTGCTTATCGAAATCGAGCGCGACTACACCGTTTACGGCGAAGAGGTGAAGTTCGGCGGCGGCAAGGTGATCCGCGACGGCATGGGCCAGTCGCAACGCATCGGCGCCGACGTCGCCGACACCGTCATCACCAATGCCGTGATCCTGGATCACTGGGGCATCGTCAAGGCCGACATCGCCTTGAAGAACGGCCGCATCCAGGCCATCGGCAAGGCCGGCAATCCGGACATCCAGCCCGGCGTCACCATCGTCATCGGGCCAGGCACCGAGATCATCGCGGGCGAAGGCAAGATCGTCACGGCCGGCGGGATCGATGCGCACGTCCATTTCATCTGCCCGCAATTGATAGACGAAGCCTTGTCGTCGGGCCTGACCACGCTGTTGGGCGGGGGCACCGGACCGGCCACGGGCACCGCCGCAACCACCTGCACGCCGGGCGCCTGGCACATCGAGAACATGCTGGCGGCCGCCGACGGCTGGCCCATCAACATCGGGTTGCTGGGCAAGGGCAACGCCAGCCAGCCCGCGCCCCT
It encodes the following:
- a CDS encoding urease subunit beta, producing the protein MIPGELLVDDGEIELNAGRPTITVTVANTGDRPIQVGSHFHFHEVNDALQFDRAAARGFRLNITAGTAVRFEPGQTRTVELVALAGERAVYGFAGRVMGKL